Proteins co-encoded in one Brassica rapa cultivar Chiifu-401-42 chromosome A02, CAAS_Brap_v3.01, whole genome shotgun sequence genomic window:
- the LOC103854081 gene encoding auxin efflux carrier component 4 — protein MITWHDLYTVLTAVVPLYVAMILAYGSVRWWKIFSPDQCSGINRFVAIFAVPLLSFHFISTNNPYAMNLRFIAADTLQKIIMLVLLGLWASLTKKGSLEWMITIFSLSTLPNTLVMGIPLLIAMYGVEAGSLMVQVVVLQCIIWYTLLLFLFEYRGAKLLIMEQFPETGASIVSFKVESDVVSLDGHDFLETDAEIGNDGKLHVTVRKSNASRRSLMMTPRPSNLTGAEIYSMSSTPRGSNFNHSDFYSVMGFPGGRLSNFGPADMYSVQSSRGPTPRPSNFEENNAVKYGFYPNSSVPGPAGSYPAPNPEFSSGTAGSTKPNKITKENQELETKGSHDAKELHMFVWSSSASPEHVAAEQSEQGAKEIRMVVSDPPRKSDVRGGDDMDAGEVQREIEKATAGLNKVGSNSTAELEAAGGDAGGGRGKGTHMPPASVVTRLILIMVWRKLIRNPNTYSSLIGLIWALVAYRWHVAMPKILQQSISILSDAGLGMAMFSLGLFMALQPKIIACGNSVATFAMAVRFLTGPAIMAVASLIIGLHGDLLRIAIVQAALPQGIVPFVFAKEYNVHPTILSTAVIFGMLIALPITLVYYIFLGL, from the exons ATGATTACGTGGCACGACTTGTACACCGTCCTCACGGCGGTCGTTCCGCTTTACGTCGCCATGATACTAGCCTACGGTTCCGTCCGGTGGTGGAAAATATTCTCTCCAGACCAGTGCTCCGGCATCAACCGCTTCGTGGCCATCTTCGCCGTCCCTCTCCTCTCCTTCCACTTCATCTCCACCAACAACCCATACGCCATGAACCTCCGCTTCATCGCCGCCGACACGCTTCAGAAGATCATCATGCTCGTCTTGCTTGGCCTATGGGCGAGCCTGACGAAGAAAGGAAGCTTGGAGTGGATGATCACCATCTTCTCTCTCAGCACGCTTCCCAACACTCTCGTCATGGGGATCCCTCTCTTGATCGCCATGTACGGAGTCGAAGCGGGATCTCTCATGGTCCAGGTCGTTGTGCTTCAGTGTATCATTTGGTACACTctccttctcttcctcttcGAGTACCGTGGCGCGAAGCTTCTGATCATGGAGCAGTTCCCGGAGACGGGTGCCTCTATTGTCTCCTTTAAGGTGGAGTCCGACGTTGTTTCTCTAGACGGGCATGATTTTCTTGAGACGGATGCTGAGATCGGTAACGACGGGAAGCTTCACGTGACGGTGAGGAAGTCGAACGCGTCGAGGCGGTCGCTGATGATGACGCCTCGGCCTTCGAATCTTACCGGAGCTGAGATTTATAGTATGAGTTCGACTCCGAGAGGTTCTAATTTTAACCACTCTGATTTTTACTCGGTGATGGGGTTTCCCGGGGGGAGGCTGTCTAATTTTGGTCCGGCGGATATGTACTCCGTTCAGTCTTCCCGTGGCCCGACTCCACGACCGTCCAACTTCGAAGAGAACAACGCCGTGAAGTACGGGTTTTACCCTAACAGTTCTGTTCCAGGACCAGCCGGGTCGTACCCGGCTCCCAACCCGGAGTTTTCTTCCGGTACGGCGGGTTCAACTAAACCGAACAAGATCACTAAAGAAAACCAAGAGCTGGAAACTAAAGGGAGCCATGACGCTAAGGAGCTTCACATGTTTGTCTGGAGCTCCAGCGCTTCGCCGGAACACGTGGCAGCTGAGCAATCTGAACAAGGCGCAAAGGAGATCCGGATGGTTGTGTCTGATCCACCTCGGAAGAGTGATGTTAGAG GTGGTGATGATATGGACGCTGGGGAGGTTcaaagagagatagagaaagCAACGGCAGGGCTGAACAAGGTGGGGTCCAATTCCACGGCTGAGCTAGAGGCAGCCGGTGGAGATGCTGGCGGTGGCCGTGGGAAGGGAACTCATATGCCACCGGCAAGTGTGGTGACGCGTCTCATTCTGATAATGGTGTGGCGAAAGCTCATCAGAAACCCAAACACTTACTCGAGTCTTATCGGTCTCATCTGGGCTCTTGTTGCTTACCG GTGGCATGTGGCTATGCCCAAAATACTACAACAATCTATCTCCATACTCTCAGATGCTGGTCTTGGAATGGCTATGTTCAGCTTAG GTTTGTTCATGGCCCTTCAACCCAAAATCATTGCTTGTGGGAATTCAGTCGCTACGTTCGCCATGGCCGTCAGGTTTCTAACCGGACCTGCCATCATGGCTGTTGCTTCGCTCATCATTGGGCTACACGGCGACCTCCTCCGTATAGCCATCGTTCAG GCTGCGTTACCTCAAGGAATAGTTCCGTTTGTGTTTGCAAAAGAGTACAATGTGCATCCCACGATTCTCAGCACTGC GGTTATTTTTGGAATGCTAATAGCCTTACCAATAACTTTGGTGTACTATATCTTTCTTGGCCTTTGA